One window of the Leptospira dzoumogneensis genome contains the following:
- a CDS encoding ribonuclease D — MASNRANNKPDLFPGDLSEERFKEYSEDDHLAVDCEMMGLNPRRDRLCVVQICDSKNRVSLVQILPNQTEAPLLKKLFENPDIIKVFHFARMDTLFLRYRLGILTKGIFCTKIGSKLARTYTDRHGLKDIIREFFDETLDKKNQSSDWGAQSLTKDQIEYASGDVLFLISLSQKLTQILIREGRYELAQEAFQCLPVFNQIDWLQMENLFEH; from the coding sequence ATGGCATCTAACCGCGCGAACAATAAACCGGATCTTTTTCCGGGAGATCTTTCCGAAGAGAGATTCAAAGAATATTCAGAAGATGATCATTTGGCTGTGGATTGCGAAATGATGGGTTTAAATCCGAGAAGAGATCGTCTTTGCGTGGTCCAGATCTGCGATTCCAAAAATAGGGTGAGCCTGGTGCAAATTCTGCCCAACCAAACTGAGGCTCCTCTGCTCAAAAAATTATTCGAAAATCCTGATATTATCAAAGTATTCCATTTCGCTCGTATGGATACTCTGTTCTTAAGATACAGACTTGGGATTTTGACTAAGGGAATTTTTTGCACGAAGATCGGATCCAAACTTGCGCGCACTTATACGGACAGACATGGTCTGAAAGATATTATCAGAGAATTTTTCGACGAGACCTTGGACAAAAAAAATCAGTCTTCCGATTGGGGAGCTCAAAGTTTAACTAAGGATCAGATTGAATATGCATCGGGTGATGTTCTGTTCCTGATCTCTCTTTCCCAAAAACTCACTCAGATATTGATCCGAGAAGGAAGATATGAACTCGCTCAAGAGGCTTTCCAATGTCTTCCCGTATTCAATCAGATCGATTGGCTCCAAATGGAGAATTTATTCGAACATTGA